In Panthera tigris isolate Pti1 chromosome D2, P.tigris_Pti1_mat1.1, whole genome shotgun sequence, one DNA window encodes the following:
- the ARL3 gene encoding ADP-ribosylation factor-like protein 3, producing the protein MGLLSILRKLKSAPDQEVRILLLGLDNAGKTTLLKQLASEDISHITPTQGFNIKSVQSQGFKLNVWDIGGQRKIRPYWRNYFENTDILIYVIDSADRKRFEETGQELAELLEEEKLSCVPVLIFANKQDLLTAAPASEIAEGLNLHTIRDRVWQIQSCSALTGEGVQDGMNWVCKNVNAKKK; encoded by the exons GGCTTGCTCTCAATTTTGCGCAAATTGAAAAGCGCACCAGACCAGGAGGTGAGAATCCTTCTCCTGGGCTTGGATAATGCTGGCAAGACCACTCTTCTGAAGCAGCTTGCATCTGAAGACATCAGCCACATTACACCTACACAG GGTTTTAACATCAAAAGTGTACAATCACAAGGTTTTAAACTGAATGTATGGGACATTGGTGGACAGCGAAAAATCAGACCATACTGGaggaattattttgaaaatactgataTTCTT ATATATGTAATTGACAGCGCAGACAGAAAAAGATTTGAAGAGACGGGTCAG GAACTAGCTGAATTACTGGAGGAAGAAAAACTAAGTTGTGTGCCAGTGCTCATCTTTGCTAACAAGCAGGATTTGCTCACGGCAGCCCCTGCCTCTGAAATTGCAGAAGGACTGAATCTGCACACCATCCGAGACCGAGTCTGGCAGATCCAGTCCTGCTCAGCTCTCACAGGCGAGGGCGTTCAG GACGGCATGAACTGGGTCTGCAAAAATGTCaatgcaaagaagaaataa